The region AGACGTTCTTCGACCAGTTCTGGATCGTCACGTAGCGGAGCTTCGCGCGCGGCATCGCAATCAGTTCCACCACGGCAGAATGCAATGAATCCGACGAGTAGACGGGAGCTGTGCAGCCCTCAAAATACGTGACCTCGGCCCCTTCATCCGCGATGATGAGGGTGCGCTCAAACTGGCCCATGTTCTTGGCGTTGATGCGGAAGTACGCCTGCAGCGGCATCTCCACCTTGACCCCTTTCGGCACATAAATGAACGAGCCGCCGCTCCACACCGCGGTGTTGAGCGCGGCGAATTTGTTGTCGCCTGGGGGAATGATGGTGCCGAAGTAGCGCTTGACGATCTCCGGCTGCTCTTTCAGCGCCGTATCCATGTCGAGAAAGATGACGCCAAGCTTTTGCAGATCCTCGCGCATGGAGTGGTAAACAGATTCCGATTCGAATTGTGCGCTGACTCCCGCGAGGAATTTTCGCTCCGCCTCGGGGATGCCGAGCCGGTCGAACGTCTCCTTAATCTCCGCCGGCACGTCATCCCACGTCTCGCCCTGCTTCGCCGTGGGCTTCAGATAGTAGAAGATGTTGTCAAACTGGATGCTGTTGAGCAGCTCGGTGTCCGCCCACGTCGGCATCGGCTTGGCGATGAAGTGGCGGTACCCCTTCAGCCGCTGCTCGAGCATCCACGCCGGCTCCCCTTTCATGCTGGAGATCTGTCTGACTTTCTCCTCATCCAACCCGCGCTCCGCCTTAAAGACCGAGTGCTCCGCCACATGGAAGCCGTAGAGCTTTTCATACTCCTGATTGATATCAATCTGAGGTTTGGGCGTCGTCATGAGGAGTTTCCTTCAAGGCCAACGCCTGCGGGTTGAATTGGGGGTCGAAATCCTTCGTAGCCTTTGGCCTCAAGCTCCAGTGCGAGTTCAGCTCCTCCGGAGCGGACCATACGGCCGTCCACCATAACGTGGACAATGTCTGGTCGTACATAGTTGAGTAACCTCTGATAGTGCGTGATGAGTAACATCGCTCGTTGCGGCGATCGAAGCGCATTGATGCCCGCCGCAACGGTTTTCAAGGCATCAATGTCGAGTCCGGAATCCGTTTCATCTAAGACGGCCAGTGCGGGATTGAGCACCGCCATCTGCAAGATCTCCAAGCGTTTCTTTTCTCCTCCTGAGAACCCATCGTTCACGTACCGGTTCATGAAGCTATCTAGAATCCCCAGTGATTTCAGATGCGTCTTCACCGTCGAGCGGAATTCCTTCACCGGCACATCGGCCCCGCGCACGCCGCGCATCGCCGCCCGCAGGAAGTTCGCGATCGTCACCCCGGGAATGGCCGTCGGGTACTGAAACGCCAGGAAGAGCCCCTTCTGCGCACGCGCATCCGGTGTGAGCGACGCGATGTCTTCGCCGCGATACAGGATCGTCCCGCCGGTGATCGCATATTTCGGATGCCCCATGAGGCAAAACGATAAGGTGCTCTTGCCGGAGCCGTTCGGCCCCATGATCGCGTGGACCTCGCCGGAGCGCAGCGTCAGCGAGACGCCCTTCAAGATCTCCTTGCCCTCCACGGCCACGTGGAGATCGCTGATGGTCAGCAATGATTCGCCCATTCCCGACTCGTTCGTCGTCATTTGGCTACCCGCTTCGCCAGCCGGCTGGAGACGGCGTATTCGCTCTCCAGCAGCGTTGCGAGGTTTGTCTTGTCGAGAAAACTTTGGACGTAGGAGGTCAGCCCGGACCATACCGAGCGAATGCCGCAATTGCTGAAATGGATGCACGAGCTGAGATTGCCGGTGAAGGAGTGGCAGATGTGCTCGGTGCTCTCCAACCGCCCCAGCCCTCGCACCACTTCACCCAAGGAAATCGAACTCGCTGAGCGGTTGAGCACATAGCCGCCCCTCATGCCCCGCACGCTGTGCACCAGCCCGGCCTTGGAGAGCAGGCGCATCAGCTTCTCGACATAGGCGCTGGAGAGCCCCTCCTTTCCGGCGATCTCCTTGACGGTCACCACGTCATCCTGCGGGGACCGGGCCAGCTGCAGGAGGCATCGCAGCCCGTACTCCTCTTGCGCCGTGATCTTCATACTTAAAGTGTATGGTAACACGACTTTTTTGTCAAGTATTATGCGCCCACTAATTAGCTATTATTGATCCCATAGCGGAAGTGTCCGGTGGCGAAGATGGGGGAGAGGTCTTCCCCCGTGCTAGGGTTTGAAGACCTTGAGCTGCAACTCTCTAATCGGCCGGAAGTGTTTTGCGTTGCTCGTGCACAGCACGAGGTTCTGTTCAGCCGCCGTCGCGGCAATGATGGCATCCCCCACCCGCAGGCCGTAGCGCAGCGCATACTCTTCGATATAGACGGCCGCGCGGTGTCCGATGTTCTCCGTCAGAGGCAAGGTCCGAAAGTCGAAGTCTTTGATGAAACTCTTCACGGTATCATGCTGCGCGGGGTTCGTCGCACCCTGGAGGAGCTCCATATACGTCTGAATGGAGAGCAACCGCTCCTCGTCCTTGGAGACCAGCCGAGCGGCCTCGACATGGCCTCGCTGGATCCAGATAAAGATATCCGTGTCAAAGATCACGGTATCGCCCTCCCCGCAGCTTCTCCATCTCCTCCCGCACCGTCTGCCTCCCCTGCCGCATGTTGAAGAAGGGGTGTTGGACAATGCGTCGAGCAGCATGTCGTGTGCTGGACCGGAGAATGCCTTTCAATTTGCCGTGATAAACAATGCGCACCTCTTCATTCCGATCCAGGGCCTTCAGCACGTCGTGCATCCGATAACGTAATTCCACAATGCTCGCTCTCATCGAATCCTCCAATATGTATATCTAAACTATACATAATTTTTCATCCCGCGTCAAGCGTCTTCAGCACGCAGGGACGTGGCTGAGCGACAACGCGGTGAGGTCCATTGATCGATGGCCGTGAAGGATCAGCTCGGCCATCAGGCGGGCGATGAGCAGATCGTTCAAGTGGCACGATTACTTCACGACCGTGGCCGTCACCTCACGCGAGACCGTGCCGCCGCGCCCGTCCGTGACGTCCGCACGGATGGTCTGGGTCCCCACCTGTGCGGCGGTGGGCGTCCAGTAGAACCAGCGATAATTATACGCTCCCCAGCTATAGCTCACCGCATACCCTGACAACGCCGTCGCACCCACCGGCACGCCGCTGAGCGTCATCGTCAGCGTATCGGGATTTGGATCGTACGCCGCGAACCAGACAAAGGCCCGCTGGCCCACCTTCACGGTACGGGAGGGATAGACGGAGGCAGCGTAGATCTGGGGCGGGTCATTGATGCTGCTGGTGCTTGGGTTCACCAAGATCCATATGATTTCCCCATCCGTCAGCGCGCCGTCACTGACAGTGAAGGTCACCGAATGACGGCCGACGAAGACACTCGGAGACGTGGGCGTCCAGCGGAACGTCCGCGTGGCGGCGTCGAAGCTCGCCCCAGGCGGCAAGACGCTGGTCTTGTATGTCAGGGCGTCTCCGTCCGGGTCGGTGGCGCTAATGGTAACATTGACGGTTTGCCGTAATTCCACCGTCTTGTTTCCGATGGGGGCGAGGACTGGCGGGCGGTTCACGTTCGTGACGGTGATCGTGCTCGTCTGACTAGCCGTCAGACCCTCGGGATCGGTCGCGGTGCACGTCACCGTATATCGACCGGCCTGCGTGTAGCTTGGAGTCCAACTGAAGAGCCGGGTAGCAGGATTGAAACTCGCCCCTTGCGGCAACCCGCTGGCTGCATACGTCACGACCCCACCCTCGGGATCGTGACCGTTGATGGTGAAGGCCACGGTGCTGCCTTCGGCCACACTCTTGTTGCCAATCACATCTAACGTGGGCGGTTGGTTCGGTGTGGGGGCGGGTGGCTCCGGGACGGCTGGCAGCAGTGCGGCGGTGATCGAACCCCACCCCGCGGTAAACACGCGAGCGCTCGGCAAGGTGATCGAGAGCACGGCACTGCCTTGGATCGGGGGCAGCGTAATCGACGTGATGAGCCGTGGCGCGGAAGCGATCGAAATATCGAAGACTTCGACGGTGCTCTCAGCCGTCAATGTGTAGAGATGCGGCTCGAGGAGAAAGAGACTCGTGCTCGTCGTTGGAAGAGACGCCAACAGTCTTAGTGCAAGAGGATTCGCGATATCCACAACGAACAACGCTTTCCCATCAACGACGTACGCCCGCGACCCGCGCACCTGGACGCCAAACGGACCATAGGTGCCGACTTCGAAGATGCTTCTGATCACCGGTGCTCGGGGATTGGCGATGTCAATCACGAAGAGCGCGGGGTACACTCGATTGTCCTTGATCGAGTAGGTCGAGGCGTAGACATAGGCGTAGTTGCCCGACACGTCAAGCGCCATCGCGATTGTCGGACTGGGTTTTTGGACCGTGCCCACCAAGACCGGCGTGGCAGGCTTGGAGACATCGTACACGAGAAACATGAGTAGAGTCCCTTGGTCCGTCAGATAGTTCATGTCGGCGACATACAAGTAGGAACCCACCACCTTCGCCGCCACAGGGTTGCCTCGGCTGAAGGTATTCACCACACCGAGTTTCTTCGGAGCTATGGGAGAAGACACATCAAAAATATCCGTCACCCCGTTATTATTGCAGACCAAGAAGAGACGAGACCCATCGAGGACCACCTGCGTGCCGTCAAAGCAGGTGGGCGTCGCTGAGACCTTCAGGAATTTTGCCGGGTCAGCGATGTCATAGATGACTAACGTGTTGTTGCTGCGGCTGGCGACGTACGCATAATCTCCGGAGACCGCGATCGACCGCGGGTTCATCAATCCATCGGTCGTGGAGACGATCACCGGCGTTGGGGACTCAGAGGGATCCGTCGCGGCCGTTGCGGGAACGGGCGAAACGCTCGACAACCCCAGTGTCAGCAAAGACGCGAGGACCGTTCGCAATCTGAGAGGGGCTTGTCGTGCGCAGAGATACTGCGGAGAATACTCAACACCAGACACGCAAAAAACGAGAACACGTAGAAGCTTTCGCAGACGACTCATGCTGCACCTCCAGTTTTTCTAGAACGTATGATGATAAAGGCGAATAAAAAGGCCGAGCTACCAACGCTTCGGCAGCTCGGCAATCCTTCTCAGGACCCGTAGCTTTGCGCCCCTACGTTACCGTAGGTTTGCCTTTTCGGTCGTCTGAATGATTGGCTTTATAAAAGAGCAACTGAATGTGTCTCAATACATACCACAACATTCTGCGCCCTGTCAAGGGAGCGGGACGAAATGCTAGCAATTCTCAGCTGGAGCGTCTGTGCAGCAGCAACTCCGTGATCACGTGGGCAGTCACGGGTGCGAGAAGAATCCCGTGGCGGAAGTGGCCGGTGGCGAGGTACAACCCTGCGATGCGTGTTGGGCCCATCACTGGCTGATGGGTTCGGCTGTAGGGCCGCAGGCCGGCCCAGGACTCCACGAAGGTACAGTGGTTGATCGCGCTGGAAAATCGCCGAAGGCCGCTCAAAATCTTGTGCATCCCTTCCACCGTGAGCGACTTGTCATACCCCACATGCTCTACGGTTGAACCAAGCAGGATCCGGCCATCGCGCCGCTGCACCATGTAGCCGTGCTCAGTCATCACCGAATGGCGCAGCAAACCGCGTGGCCCACGGAAGACGAGAATCTGTCCACGCACCGGCTCAACCGGCACCGGCACCGGAAACCGCCCCCCGAGCGGCGCCCAGCTGCCCAGACAGTTCACCACGACAGGAGCTTCCATCCGACCGCGGTCTGTGTCAACGCCGCGGACAACCCCTTGGCGCACGAGCAACCGTCGCACAGTCGTATGCTCGCGCACTGAGACGCCGGCGACGCGGCAAGCACGAGCCAGAGCCTGCATCAGAACCGCGTTATCCACCTGCGCATCATCGGGAAAGAAAAATCCTCGGCAGATGTCGGCATCGATGGCCGGCTCATGACGGCGGACCTGCGCCGGCGACCACACCTTCACGCGCACGCCCAACGTCTGCTGCCAGCGGATGCGCCGCTGCATGACCCGCTCTTCGCTCGCGGTGCGTGCGATATAGAGGATGCCGTCTTTGTGGTAGCCGACAGAGATGCCTGAGGCGCGCTCAAGGCGCGCCACCCACGCCGGATACATCGCGCGTCCCTGCTGGCAGAGATCAAACAGCGGACCGGGCTCAACGAGATCAACTTGGGAAGCCAGGATGCCGGCTGCGGCCGAGGAAGCTTCGGCGCCGACGGTGCTGCGCTCAATGAGCGTGACATGCTTCCCTCGACGGGCCAGCTCTTCGGCAAGCGCAGTCCCGATGATGCCACCGCCTAAGATCAGGATCTGGGAATGTCGCATCTTCGTCTTCCAGGCGATCAAGGCGATATCAGATATCGAATTCGATATCTGATATCGCTCTTCGCTTTTACGCGACGGCTTGGGTTGAGCTCTCGCGATGCGGAATGGGTTTGGCGAGCGGACGAAAGAGCGCCAGGCTTGCCGTATAGCTGTGGAGGAAGTTGGTGCCCCCGATGGGGCCGATTTCGCCGTTGCAGAAAAACCCGCCGATCGGGATCTTGCCGCTGATGGTCTGGATGGTGCGCACGTCTTGATGCGGCATGCCGTAGAGCGCCTTGCCCCGCCCCGTGCAGCAAAATAGCAGGCAGCCGGCGGCTGGACTGAGGGTCGCGGCCTCGCCACGCTGACACAGCAATCGTCGCAACTCTTGCCGGGACGCGCTGGGGTCGCGCAATTGAAACTGCAGCGTTTGCCCCACTTCGATCTGATCCGCCACGGCGATGGCGCCGGTTTCGGGATCGATGCCGACGATGTTGCGGATCAAGAAATCCCCGGAGACGAACTGCTGGCGCATTTCTGTCATGGCCAGGCCCGCAAACACCGAGCCTTGCTGGGCCAGCTCGCGATCCCCCACCGGCAGCGCTGAGAGCACCTCATGCAGGGCGGCCAGCGCTTGGCGGCCGCCGAGCTGCCAGATCACATGCTCCTCGGCTTTCGTCACGATGAAGGGCCGCCCAATCGGGCGGCAGCCTTGCGAAATGACGGTGTCCATCGACACGCTGCCGGTCAGGGCCACACCCACCGCCCCCTCGCGCATGACGGCATCGCCGGAAAACAGCACATGCTCGCCCGGCTCATTGCCGCCGCTGACCATCCCGCCGCTGATCGGCCGGTTCCGGTAGGTCGCATTCAGCTCATCGAGCAGCTTGTCCGCGGGAATCGTCAAGGGATCCGCGAAGAGGAGAATATTGGGTTTCGCCTCAGGCGCGGCCCCGATTTTATCAATCCAGAATCCGCCGACTGAAGAGTCCTCCAGCTCCTGGGGTGTGATGGTAAACGGAAACACGCGCACCTGGGGCAGATGCGCGGCCATGATGGAAATCGCCGGCACCCACTCCAGCTCCTGGCCGCCGCCGATGATGCCGCTGCCGCTGCAGCCAATCAGCGCCGCGGGCCGCATCTGCTCGCGCATCCGATACAGGAGGTCTGGCCAGGAGGCGCGATAGATCGGCGAGACAAACACCACGGCAAGATGCGGCGGCAATCCGGCCAACGGCTCGAGCGCTTGCCGCACCGCCGTATCGGCGGCTTCAGGAGCGCTGGCGGCGTCGCTCATGCCTGAGCCAAATCGCATCATCGGAGCGGACATCACGAATCCAGCTTAAACACCCGGCACCTGAAAGTCAATGCCCCCAATCGCGGTGAGAAGTTCTGACGTTCCATGGCGCGTATTATACAATGAATACTGATGAGCCAGCTCCACCCCTTTCCCTACGATCCGTTTCAGCAGCGAGCGATCGAGGCGATCGACCGCAAGGTCTCCGTCTTCGTCGCCGCCCCGACCGGTTGCGGCAAAACCGTGCTCGCCGACTATGTCATTGAGCGGACGCTGCAGGAGAAGCAGCGGGTGATCTACACCGCCCCGATTAAGGCGCTCAGCAACCAGAAATTCCGCGACTTCTCCGCCCTGCACGGCGACAACGTGGGCATCCTCACCGGCGATGTCACCATCAACCCGCAAGCCCCCCTCATCATCATGACCACGGAAATCTACCGCAACACGCTGCTGGAAAATCCTGATCGGCTGGCCGCCTATCGCTGGGTCATTTTCGATGAGATCCACTATTTGGATGACGAGGAGCGCGGCACGGTGTGGGAGGAATCGATTCTCTTCACGCCGCCGCAGATCAACCTGCTCGCCCTCTCCGCCACGATCCCGAATGTCCATGAGATCGCGCAGTGGATCCGCACCGTGCATCAGCGGGAGGTGGCGGTCATCGAAGAAACGCACCGGCCTGTGCCGCTGACCACCCTGTTTCAATGCCAAAACCGGGTGATGACGAGCCTGGCGGAACTCAAACGCGAGGGCTACCACGGGCATGATTCCCTGCGAATGCCCCGGCACCGAGGGTACGGGCATCATCACGAGCAGCTCATCCACGCCAACCGCCTCGACCGGCTCATCGATGAGCTGCGCCAGCGCGATCATCTGCCGTGCATCCTGTTCACCTTTGGCCGGCGGCGCGCGGAAGATTTGGCGCAAGAAGTCGCCGACCGTCATCTGGTCTCGCCGAGGGAGCAGGAGATCCTGCGACGGCAATTCGAGGCGCTGTGCGCGCAGTTTCAGATTCGTCAGGATCGCACCATCGAAACGCTCGGCCGGCTCATCAATCGCGGCGTGGGCTACCATCACGCCGGCATGTTGCCGACCGCGAAGGAAGTGATGGAGCGCTGTTTCACGAGCCGCCTGCTGAAACTCATCGTCACGACGGAAACCTTCGCCTTAGGGATTAACATGCCGGCGCGCAGCATTGTGCTGGATGCGATCCAAAAACGCGCGGACAGCGGGTTTGAGATGCTGCGCCGCCGGGCGTTCCTGCAGATGGCCGGCCGGGCCGGGCGGCGCGGGATGGACGACGCCGGGTTCGCCTACCTGCGAATCAATCCAAGCCACGTGACGTTTCCCGAGGTCACGCGCCTGCTCTCCGGAGCACCGGAGCCGGTGCGCAGCCGCTTCAACACCACGTATGCCACGCTGCTCAATTTGTACCGGCGGCATGGGCGCGGGCTGCTCTCGCTATTTCCCAAGACGCTGTATTACTTCCAAACCAGCGGCGAGCGGCGCGCGGCGGGGCTGGCCGTGATGGAACGCAAACTGGACTTGCTGCACGCCATGAGCTATCTCACGGCGGAGCGCCTCACGCCGAAAGGCGATTTCGGCGCGTGGGTCTACGGATACGAACTTCTGCTGACGGAACTCTACATGAAGGGCGAACTGACCCATCTGGATCCGGTCTCGCTGGCCGTGCTGATGGCCGCGGTCGTGTATGAACCGCGGCCTCGGATGGGACCGCCCAAACGCCACCGGCTGGCCCTGCGGCTGGCCCATGCCGCGGAGGAGCCGCTGGCGCGCATTCATAAAATGGAAGCTCGCTACCAGGTCATGCCAAAAACCAAAGCTCCGGCGTTTCATTTGTCGTATGCGATGGAAGCCTGGATGTCGAACGCGCCGTTTGAAAAATTGACGCGCCTCTGCGAGGTGGATGAAGGAGAAATCGTCCGGTATTTCCGCATGTCGGTCCAACTATTGCGGCAGCTGGCGGAATCGCCGGCCAGCGATCCGACCCTGCAGGCGACCGCCATGAAGGCGTTTCGTCGCATCAACCGGGATGTCATCGATGCCGAAGCCCAACTGCGGATGGGGTAAACAAAGACGATATCAGATATCGCGGTATCCGCGATATCTGATATCGCTCTATCTTTTAGCAGGGTGTGCCGCTCCTCAATACGCCATTCGTCCCGCGCCGATGCCGGAAGAATCGTTCGACGCGCTGGAAATTGAGCGAACGATCAGCGCCATCCAGGCCAAAGAATTCACGCAGCAAGGGGCGAGCCCCATCGGGCCGTCTGAGGAACTCGCGCGCCTGCCGGTGCAGTCCATCGTGGATCGGCTCAGCCATGTGACAGAGCGTCCGTCGCTGCGCTACCGGGCGTATGTGTATCGCGACCAAGATCCCAACGCCGCCGCCCTGGCCGATGGGCGCATCTACCTCTCCACCGGGATGTTCCAGTATCTCTCCAGCCGCGGCAGCCGCCCGGATGAGCTGGCCTTTATTATCGGACATGAGCTCGCCCATACGGTGGCGCAGCACTTGGTGAAACGGTATCGCTATTTGCAGCGGCAACAATTGCTCATCGGGCTCGCGGAGGCGGGTGTGGCCGTGGCCACGCGGGGAGCCAGCGAAGGCGCCCAGGGGGCTGGACGGCTCGCCTTGGATGTGGCATCCATGCTGCAGCAAGTGGCGGTCAGCGGGTATAGCCAGGAGCAAGAATTGGAGGCGGATCAGCTGGGGGTGCGGTATGTGCAGCGGGCGGGGTTCGATCCGCAAGCCGCGCTGGACGTGCTCAACAATTTCTCACGGTTTGATACGCCGTCTCTTTTTCTCCGAACCCATCCCTACTCCACGGTACGAGCAGAATATCTCGCGCGCCATCTGGCCGAATCAGCCATCAGCGATCAGCCATCAGCGATCAGCACCCCAATAATACATGAGAAAACCGGAGAACAGCGACGCCGATTACTGGAGGCGCAGAAGCTCTATCCGAAAAATTCCGTGAGTTGGAAGAATCTCCAGCAGCAGTTGGAGGCACTCGAACGCAACAAGTGACTGTCACTTTTGGGTGCTTGCGGAAAGAAGCTTGGTGAGCTCGGCGTCAAAATCGGTGTTGGAGCCTTCGGTCAGCGACCCGCTCCACGTTTTGACGATGACGCCCTTGGCATCCACGAGGAAATAGGCGGGGATGCCCTGGGTTTCGTATTTTTCTGCGATCTCCGGATGCGCGGCTCCGGCGATCACCGGATAGGGGATCTGCTCTTTCGCCGCAAACGTCTTGAGCTCCGTGACATTCTGATCCCCACCCACCGTCAGCAATCGTAAGCCGTTCGGCTGCTCTCGCGCATACAGCGCTTTCATCTTGGAAAGATCCGCGCGGCAATGGGGGCACCAGGTAGCCCAAAATTGCAGCAGCGTCACCTGGCCGCGATTCTTCGCCATGGAGTGGGGTGCGCCGGAGAGATCCACGGCGGTGAAATCCGGGGCGGGGGTGCCGGCCATGACCGGAGGCGGCAGCGGCTTGCCATCCGCCAACTTGATCAGGCTCCTCGGCAAGCGCAGATAGGTCTGGTCTCCTTGGGCTTGCATCCCACTCACCGGCAGCGATGCTCCGCTCTTGAGCCGCACGTCGATGGAGGCGCTCGGCACCTGCAGCACCACGTCGTCGCCATCGCGCTGCACAATCTGCCCTTCGAGCTGTTGCCCTTCCTTCAACTCAATCTTCTGCGCCCCGGCCGTATCCGCCAGACCCAGGGCCGTCAGCAGACCGATGACCATGACCAGCGCTCGCAAACCATAGGCACTCATCAGATATTCCTTTGTGGGCAGTCGCTCTGCCCGTCTAGTATACACGATCTTGGCCACGGCCACTCGGCCACTTATTCCAGCGGCATGCCGTGGCGCGCGGTATTCGCGCAGACGGTTTTCGGCAGCAAGAGGTGCAGCAGATAGTCCGGGCCGCCGGCTTTGGTTCCCAACCCGGAGAGCCGGTGGCCGCCAAACGGCTGCCGCCCCACCATCGCCCCGGTAATCGGACGATTGATATAGAGATTGCCGACATCAAAGGCCTCAATCGCGCGCGCGATGTTCGCCGGGGAGCGCGAGTAGATCCCGCCGGTCAGCGCGTAGTCCGTGTCATTGGCCATCGTCAGGGCGTCCTCAAGGCTGCGCACACGAAACACGCACACGAGCGGTCCGAATAATTCCTCTTGGGCCAGCGGATCCTGCGGCGGCACATCCGTGACGATGGCCGGCCCGAAAAAAAAGCCGCTCGCCGGCACGCGCGAGGCCGGATACCGATACGCCACCTGGGCGATGCGCTCCGCGCGCGCGAGTGCTGCCTGCAATCGCTTCTGCGCGCTCTCGTCAATCAACGGCCCGAGATCCGTGGCGGGATCAGCCGGGTCATTCAGCACGAGACGATCCGTCGCCGCAATCAGTCGAGCCAGAAAGCGGTCATAGATATCCTCGTGCACGATGACGCGCGAGGCGGCTGAGCATTTTTGCCCCCCATAGCCAAAGGCCGAGCGCAGCGTGCCCGCGATGGCGGCGTCTAAGTCCGCGTCCGCATCCACGATGATGGCGTTCTTGCCGCCCATTTCCACGATCGCCTGCTTCACAAACCGCTGCCCGGGCGCGCGCTTGCCGCAGGTTTCAATAATCGAGAGCCCGACGGCCCGCGAACCGGTAAAGAGCACCGCGCGAATCTGCGGATGCGCCACGAGCGCTGCCCCCATGTCCTCTCCGACCCCGGGAAGCAACTGCACAACCGCCTCAGGCACGCCGGCTTCTCGCAACAGCCGGATGAGATGCGAGGCCACAATGGATGCGGTCGCAGCCGGTTTGACAATCACGGGATTGCCGGCCATGAGTGCGGCCGATGTCATGCCCATCAAGATCGCCGAAGGAAAATTCCACGGCGCAATCACGGCCGCCACGCCCCGCGGCACATATCGATACGTATTCTGCTCGCCGGGAAGCTGCGGCAGGCGTTTGCCATCGGCAAGGAGCAGCATCTGCTGGCTGTAGTACTCCAGATACTCGATGGCCTCGACGACGTCGATATCGGCTTCACGCCACGTCTTGCCGACTTCGAAGACCTCCCATGCCGCAAGTTCCATGCGGTGGGCGCGCAGCTGCCCTGCGGCGCGCCGCAGAATATCGGCGCGCGCGGCGACCGGCTGCCTGCCCCACGCGAGCGCCGCGGATTCAGCCGCGCGCACGGCCTGATCCACATCGTCTCGAGTGGCCAAGTGAACCTGCCCGAGGACGTCATCCGGCCGGGCAGGATTGCGACTGATGCGCTGCTGAGGCGCGGGCGATGAGCCCGCAGCCGTCTGGAGTGGATACGTCGCGCCGAATTTGGCCTTGACCGCGGCGAGTGTTGCCGCCATCTGCTGGCGAGTGGAGGCGTTTGAAAAATTGAGCCAGGGTTCCCCCGCCATGGCTCCGGCGTCGCCGATGGCTTGCTGGTGCGCGGGCTCGCTCCGCGTCGGGACGTCCTCCGGTAATGCGAGCAATTCCTCTGCCGTGCGTTCTTGGAAGAAATCATGGCGCAAGAAGGAATCGTTGGCGCTGTTTTCCAATAGTCGGCGCACCAAATAGGCCATGCCGGGAATCGGATCGCCAATCGGCGTGTAAATTCGCACGGGATACGCCATCGACATGACGGCCGCTTCGATCGCCTCGCCCATGCCATAGAGCAGTTGAAATTCCATCTGCGACTTCGGCACGCGGAGCCCCTCGGCCACCGCCATGGCATGCGCAATCGAACGCACATTATGGGACGCGATCGCCGTTGTCACGAGCGGATGGGCGCGCAGCAGGCGCCGCGTAAGCCGCTCGAATGTGGCATCGCTCTGAGCCTTCTGCTGAT is a window of Candidatus Omnitrophota bacterium DNA encoding:
- a CDS encoding bifunctional proline dehydrogenase/L-glutamate gamma-semialdehyde dehydrogenase produces the protein MRDSPNATPPLDADRVEEHTQAIGRELFTSAKRQHAHLSVLNRWTAQVLSWCLSGRELKSRVLRFVDVLPSLKDPRDVARHVRDYFPPDFRLPVALRLGTRLADQGLLTQRALTGVVHQLVAQVAKQFIAAADPGGVSDAVHMLALRGAASSLDVLGEQILSEQEADRYVTQCLTVLEEAAKAYAQLPPSVLPVVCGPRLSVSIKPSALTPRFDPISPEDSVERACRRLLPVLKTANDLGGIVYLDMEQYELRDLTLHLVKHLLVHPQAGSHATLGMVIQTYLNDAEMIVEDLLEWLQRHERSLTIRLVKGAYWDYEVALARQCHWPIPVYQQKAQSDATFERLTRRLLRAHPLVTTAIASHNVRSIAHAMAVAEGLRVPKSQMEFQLLYGMGEAIEAAVMSMAYPVRIYTPIGDPIPGMAYLVRRLLENSANDSFLRHDFFQERTAEELLALPEDVPTRSEPAHQQAIGDAGAMAGEPWLNFSNASTRQQMAATLAAVKAKFGATYPLQTAAGSSPAPQQRISRNPARPDDVLGQVHLATRDDVDQAVRAAESAALAWGRQPVAARADILRRAAGQLRAHRMELAAWEVFEVGKTWREADIDVVEAIEYLEYYSQQMLLLADGKRLPQLPGEQNTYRYVPRGVAAVIAPWNFPSAILMGMTSAALMAGNPVIVKPAATASIVASHLIRLLREAGVPEAVVQLLPGVGEDMGAALVAHPQIRAVLFTGSRAVGLSIIETCGKRAPGQRFVKQAIVEMGGKNAIIVDADADLDAAIAGTLRSAFGYGGQKCSAASRVIVHEDIYDRFLARLIAATDRLVLNDPADPATDLGPLIDESAQKRLQAALARAERIAQVAYRYPASRVPASGFFFGPAIVTDVPPQDPLAQEELFGPLVCVFRVRSLEDALTMANDTDYALTGGIYSRSPANIARAIEAFDVGNLYINRPITGAMVGRQPFGGHRLSGLGTKAGGPDYLLHLLLPKTVCANTARHGMPLE